Below is a genomic region from Grus americana isolate bGruAme1 chromosome 26, bGruAme1.mat, whole genome shotgun sequence.
TTGCCCTCAACTCCCAGGTTCTGGGGTAAAGcacttttcctttaaaatagcCAATTTTATGTCTCTCTGGTGCCAGGAGTTcaagtattttataaatagaaaagggcagaaaacagaagagggtAATAGCAGGTAAAAGGGATTCCCGGGGGCAGCAGtgtcccccccctgccccagaccCCTGGGGCACCGTCCACCCAGCTCCCCCCAGAGCCAGGCCCCAGTGTCACGGTGGTGCCTGGGGCCGGGCACCGAAGCTGCacgggcaggagctgctgcgaCCACCCGCCGGTGCAAAGAGGGTTTCCAGCGGTACCCGGTGCAGATGGCTGTCCCCGGCACCGCGAGGCCCCAGGCTGTCATCGAGCTGGCTGGGAGAAGCAGTTGatgctgggggcgggggggcatgAGTGACCATGGGGGCACCAGGCAGCCCCAGGGCTCTGGGGGGCCCttctcctggggcaggggggagaagggCACCGCTGCATGGGGTGACGTGTGACATGGGGTGTGGGCCAGGGCCACCAGCCATGCTGTGGCCACCGGAGGTGGTGGCTGACCACGGGTGGCTTCGGTCTGCCAGCCGGCGGTGTGAGCGGTCTGAGGCCACCGAACGTCCTCCCGAGGGCTGGCACCTGCCAGCTCAGCAGCCATCAGCACTGGGGTGGGCTCAGGCTTCTCCgtcatcttcctcctccccgcTGGAGTCCTGGGGAACCCCAGCAACCTGAGATGGAGGTGGGGGGGCTCAGTGGGCACGGGACCCCACTGCCATCAGGGTGCTGGGACTCCCATGCCCTTCTGCCCATCTGTCCCCTGCCACCCACCTGCTGGCCGGGGTGGCCGTGCTGGGCTAGCCAGGGTGCCAGAGTGCCTGCCTCCCCCACGTCCAGGCGGCCATGCTCCACTGTCGACTCGTGTGCCATCTGCAGCGGGGAGAAGGCTTGCAGAGAGGGGCCAGCACGGAGCAGTCAAGGGGTTGGGTGCCCCCCAAATGCCTCCATCAGCCCCGTTACCCCCCCCGAGGCACAGCAGGTGAGCAGGAGGGACCAGGAGCTGCGTACCAGGACAGGGGGTGCCCGGAAGAGGTAGCTGAAGGGGTAGTAGAGGAAGTTGATGAAGGAGGCGGCATAGAGATCTGCGTAGCGCATCAACTGGTTGGCAAAGAGCGTCTGACGCGAGCCGCAGCGGAACAGGCTACCCATCTTCCCGTAGCACATGTCCATCTCGTGCGTGACTTTCTGTGGGTGCAGCAGGATGGTCAGGGCACCCAATgatgcccccccctccccattccccatggggggggggtcggTGTGGGGGGGAGCTGAGCTGTGTGCGGACTGGGACAGCACCCTAAGCATCACCTGGATCCGACGCTTGATGGAGCTGATGTCTGGGCGCTCACTGCTGCCGCTGTCCAAGtgcctggagcaggagaggcCCGGCCAGGGACTCGTCTGGAGGGTCCCCCACGGATGCCCACACCCCCCACCAGTGTGCCCTGCCCGCCCCGTGCCCACTCACTGGTACAGCTCCGCCAGGAAGAGGTCCAGGTTCCGCAACTCCTCAAACAGCTCTGCAAGGGCAACGGGGCTGGCTCAGTGGGGGCAACATCCCCCCACTGCCCTGCACAACCAACACGGGCTGTCGGGGCACGTCCCACCGGCCAGTTTGCCAtcggaggggtgggggggtaggAGGCTCTGAGCCACCTCCCCCAGCTGGGCTTGGCCGTGTCCCTGGCCAGGTGCTGCTCACCGCTCTTCTCCGTCCAGACCTGCAGCTCACGGGCCAGCTCAGGCACCACCAGGAAGGTGCGCCAGCCCTGACGCTTCTTGGACTTGAGGATGTCCCCGAAGATGTGGTCCCCCATGTAGAGGATGTCTTTTCCCTTCACACCCAGCAGGTCACACACCACGTCCGAGGAGCCTGCGACAGCCAGACGTCAGGGTGACGGTGCAGGCACATCCCCCGCGGTGCCTGCAGAGCCCGGCCAGGCGCTCACCACCGGAATAGACGGCGCAGTGCTGGAGCGGGCCGGTGTACGTCCCGATGCGCAGCTTCCCCGTGTCCTGTGGGACAAGAGGACCCCGGGATGGGGTGGAAGTACCGTTACCTGTGCCCACCCAATGGTGCGCCCACCCCACCGTGCCCACAGGACACCCCCGCCCCGCAGTGCCCAGATGGTGCCCACTGCCCTGACCGGCCCTGCAGCAGTGGAGGGATCCCCACCGTGTTGACTTGGCGCAGGACGGTGCCCTCAGCGAAGAAGAGTGGCTTGCGGGTGTCCACCACGATGAGATCAAAATAGGATCGCCAGGGGCGCAGCGGGGTCTCGGCCTGCCAGGTGTCGGGGTGGGACTCAGCGAGGGGCTGCCAATggcaccctgcaccccctgcccagcccacaTCGGGGACAGACTCACCTTGTCCTCATCACTGAAGTCGAACAGGTAGGACATAATGGCCTGCAACGACATCCAGCGTCTCCACCACTGTCCCCGGAGAGGGCAGACCCCCCCCTGCCTGCACTTTGCCCCCCCCAAGGCTGCCCCAGGGCAGGCTGGACTcggggttgggggtgggggtggggggtgggaggggtggACACAGACACATACACCCCCACTCACATCAGTGTAGTTGTAGTCGCTGTTGGTGGCCAGAAAGACCTTCCCCACCTCCTTCATGCGGCTCAGCAGCAGTGGCACCCGGGGCTGGTGATGGGCAAGTCAGTGTGTGTGGCGGAGggggggggccatggggacccccccaaaggGGACCAGGGGGTGGGTCCATGGGGGTCCGCAGATACTCACATCCTTCACCACATATTTCTCCAGGTTCTCCAGTGTCTTCTCCTTcaggcagccctgcagaggggaCAGGTGAGTCTGGCCGAAGTCTCCCTGGGGTACCCTCTGCATCTCCCCCCCCAGCaacccaccccagcaccctgcccatcACACCCACCGAGAGGTGGACGTGGTCCATGGCCTCGCGCACGTCCTGGAACATGCTACGGAAGGACATGAAGAGGTTCCCGTGCTTGTAGCCAGTGTCACAGCTGCAATGGTCAGGGAAAGGGGGGGGTCAAGGGGGTGAA
It encodes:
- the LOC129196771 gene encoding cytosolic purine 5'-nucleotidase-like isoform X2, which encodes MGSEGERGPAAGPGPGQGDPRALRRDCQHRIFVNRSLALEKIKCFGFDMDYTLAMYKSPDYEELAFALLLEHLVSIGYPHEILAYKYDPTFPTRGLVFDALYGNLLKVDSHGNLLVCAHGFRFLKGAEILHYYPNKFIQRDDMKRFHILNTLFNLTEAHLYACLVDFFTNCSRYVNCDTGYKHGNLFMSFRSMFQDVREAMDHVHLSGCLKEKTLENLEKYVVKDPRVPLLLSRMKEVGKVFLATNSDYNYTDAIMSYLFDFSDEDKAETPLRPWRSYFDLIVVDTRKPLFFAEGTVLRQVNTDTGKLRIGTYTGPLQHCAVYSGGSSDVVCDLLGVKGKDILYMGDHIFGDILKSKKRQGWRTFLVVPELARELQVWTEKSELFEELRNLDLFLAELYQHLDSGSSERPDISSIKRRIQKVTHEMDMCYGKMGSLFRCGSRQTLFANQLMRYADLYAASFINFLYYPFSYLFRAPPVLMAHESTVEHGRLDVGEAGTLAPWLAQHGHPGQQDSSGEEEDDGEA
- the LOC129196771 gene encoding cytosolic purine 5'-nucleotidase-like isoform X1, whose amino-acid sequence is MGSEGERGPAAGPGPGQGDPRALRRDCQHRIFVNRSLALEKIKCFGFDMDYTLAMYKSPDYEELAFALLLEHLVSIGYPHEILAYKYDPTFPTRGLVFDALYGNLLKVDSHGNLLVCAHGFRFLKGAEILHYYPNKFIQRDDMKRFHILNTLFNLTEAHLYACLVDFFTNCSRYVNCDTGYKHGNLFMSFRSMFQDVREAMDHVHLSGCLKEKTLENLEKYVVKDPRVPLLLSRMKEVGKVFLATNSDYNYTDAIMSYLFDFSDEDKAETPLRPWRSYFDLIVVDTRKPLFFAEGTVLRQVNTDTGKLRIGTYTGPLQHCAVYSGGSSDVVCDLLGVKGKDILYMGDHIFGDILKSKKRQGWRTFLVVPELARELQVWTEKSELFEELRNLDLFLAELYQHLDSGSSERPDISSIKRRIQKVTHEMDMCYGKMGSLFRCGSRQTLFANQLMRYADLYAASFINFLYYPFSYLFRAPPVLMAHESTVEHGRLDVGEAGTLAPWLAQHGHPGQQVAGVPQDSSGEEEDDGEA